In Aerococcus loyolae, a genomic segment contains:
- a CDS encoding PTS mannitol transporter subunit IICBA: protein MEQSQAKSSGLKAGIQKLGRHLSSMVMPNIGAFIAWGIFAALFIPTGYLPNESLNAVGGAMQRYLLPLLIAYSGGALVYQQRGAVVATIATMGVIGGAPPETPMFIGAMAMGPFAGWVIKKFDQAFQEKIPSGFEMLVNNFSSGILGFFLALLGFFAVGPLVSWGTEWMEIGVNKIMELGFLPLANVLIEPAKILFLNNAINHGILTPLGSAQVAEVGKSVLYLLEANPGPGLGVLLAFAIFGKGSAKSSSWGAMIIHFLGGIHEIYFPYVMTKPLLILAVIAGGVTGTFVNVLLNVGLTGPASPGSIFAIFGVTARGDHLPMLLAVAAAAAVSFAVAALILKTDRSQEDNFAKQQAAVSQAKAESKGQSADVEATSDEVPDVNQIDRIIFACDAGMGSSAMGASLLRKKAKQLGLTQPVTNSAINNLSDDAKTLVITQQELTPQARKKAPSSTHISVNNFMDSDRYDEILADMLDEDVETVEAEVSDGSSESAKKDSSQAQTSDYAGINKVVFAFQGPGVGGTTIAASIFRNLLVKKAPDKNIHASAQALDEINDQDNILVIVQSDDYQTAKEHFQKARVIHFDRLIDEGNYYSLIQSLGE, encoded by the coding sequence ATGGAACAGTCACAAGCCAAGTCTTCCGGCTTGAAGGCAGGTATCCAAAAATTGGGACGCCATCTCTCTAGCATGGTCATGCCTAATATCGGTGCCTTTATAGCCTGGGGGATTTTTGCTGCGCTCTTCATTCCAACGGGTTACCTACCTAATGAAAGCTTAAATGCTGTTGGTGGAGCCATGCAACGTTATCTCTTGCCATTATTAATTGCTTATTCTGGTGGTGCCCTGGTCTACCAACAACGGGGAGCTGTTGTTGCAACCATTGCCACGATGGGAGTTATCGGTGGTGCGCCACCCGAAACACCAATGTTTATTGGTGCCATGGCCATGGGGCCTTTTGCAGGTTGGGTCATTAAGAAATTTGACCAAGCCTTCCAAGAAAAAATCCCTTCTGGTTTTGAAATGTTAGTCAATAACTTTTCCAGTGGGATTCTGGGCTTCTTCTTAGCCTTACTCGGTTTCTTTGCAGTTGGACCACTGGTGAGTTGGGGAACTGAATGGATGGAAATTGGCGTCAATAAGATCATGGAACTAGGTTTCTTACCTTTGGCCAATGTCTTGATTGAGCCCGCTAAGATCCTCTTCCTAAACAATGCTATCAACCACGGGATCTTAACCCCACTAGGTTCAGCCCAAGTTGCTGAAGTGGGTAAATCGGTCCTCTATCTCTTAGAAGCCAACCCTGGCCCTGGTCTGGGAGTTTTACTAGCCTTTGCTATTTTTGGTAAGGGTAGCGCTAAATCTTCCAGTTGGGGAGCTATGATCATCCACTTCCTTGGTGGGATTCATGAGATTTACTTCCCTTATGTGATGACCAAGCCTCTCTTAATCTTAGCGGTTATCGCTGGTGGGGTAACGGGGACCTTTGTTAACGTCCTCCTCAATGTTGGTTTAACTGGACCTGCTTCTCCAGGCTCCATTTTTGCTATTTTCGGGGTAACTGCTCGTGGAGACCATCTACCCATGCTCCTAGCTGTTGCTGCTGCTGCTGCGGTATCCTTTGCGGTTGCTGCTTTAATCCTAAAAACCGATCGTTCCCAAGAAGACAACTTTGCAAAACAACAAGCGGCTGTTTCTCAAGCCAAGGCTGAATCTAAAGGTCAAAGTGCTGATGTTGAAGCGACTTCAGATGAAGTTCCAGACGTTAACCAAATCGACCGGATTATCTTTGCCTGTGATGCTGGGATGGGGTCAAGTGCCATGGGGGCTTCCCTATTAAGGAAGAAAGCCAAACAATTAGGCTTGACGCAACCCGTGACCAACTCAGCCATTAATAATCTGAGTGACGATGCGAAGACCTTAGTCATCACCCAACAAGAATTAACCCCTCAAGCCCGTAAAAAAGCTCCATCATCCACCCATATTTCGGTGAACAACTTTATGGATTCTGACCGCTATGATGAAATTTTAGCGGATATGTTAGATGAAGATGTAGAAACGGTTGAAGCTGAAGTATCTGATGGTTCTAGCGAGTCCGCTAAAAAAGACTCTAGTCAAGCGCAAACATCAGACTATGCTGGCATTAACAAGGTCGTCTTTGCCTTCCAAGGACCTGGTGTTGGCGGCACGACGATTGCAGCGTCCATCTTTAGAAATCTCTTAGTCAAAAAAGCCCCTGATAAAAATATCCATGCCTCTGCTCAAGCACTGGATGAGATTAATGACCAAGACAATATCTTGGTGATCGTACAGAGTGATGACTATCAAACAGCCAAGGAACATTTCCAAAAGGCTAGAGTCATTCATTTTGACCGTTTGATTGATGAAGGAAATTACTATTCATTGATTCAATCCTTAGGGGAATAA
- a CDS encoding helix-turn-helix domain-containing protein translates to MYFSERERVILQCFMEQGDGVSLESLKMTLQVSQRTVYRELNNLAVSLNKFGIEIGRDRKQGYFLRYPKDFTVEDLKDILGPKQRQASWPFFDREIRQQHLACQLLLENPELTRQGLAANYGVSLATIQTDLKAVGEALLNYDLHLVRDDKKNYLVRGWEAERRQMLSSLLSQNIDEYTFFHPNRQGGQNSQAFMALLEGEDLELVQQIFNRLNPTTFAKVTDNQLKLIMLQVTVTIIRLKSGQHLEDGGQEKSKHLALSQPGKTEQHLAQQIMAWLSDALALPIGINERNFLAQQLEGVNYKPLEHLLIENYDGTFLYQVSELIQAVSEKTANDFRTDSALYYNLVTHIQATFNRPEVSEFQESPHTLLDRITDQYFDLYQAVGTSFSQAFPGQKIGRDELAYIVIHFATSLERHPQGRQQISLLLVCASGMGTTKILENRLKKYIKQNLLIDVVKLSALNQVALTSYDIVLSTLFLPGLSRHYHLVSPLLLDDELKALEIEIEQIAQNKDRVGSNNRTGEVGSLARNNQELSLENYYHKIKEAYQVYQNFQVIKVNNTGKAKLDLKSLLDQQIGQLRGQQVGDSQQVSEAVMRRFEESAIGIPHSGIGLFHTSHAEVFQPYFVIYDLAEGYPILGMDHQMMTLRRLLLLLAPNPLTPWLQEVMGAISSSVIENDANLSLYDRGDEGLLKQLLNNILLATIKNMDSL, encoded by the coding sequence ATGTACTTTTCAGAACGAGAACGGGTCATATTACAGTGCTTTATGGAGCAAGGCGATGGCGTGAGCTTGGAAAGTTTAAAGATGACCTTACAAGTCAGCCAGCGTACAGTTTATCGGGAATTGAATAATTTAGCAGTTTCCTTGAACAAGTTTGGGATCGAAATCGGTCGTGACCGCAAGCAGGGTTACTTCTTACGCTATCCCAAGGATTTTACTGTTGAAGATTTAAAGGATATTTTAGGGCCAAAGCAAAGGCAAGCATCCTGGCCTTTCTTTGACCGGGAGATACGCCAGCAGCACCTGGCCTGCCAATTATTACTAGAAAATCCAGAATTGACCAGGCAAGGCCTGGCAGCGAATTATGGCGTCAGCCTAGCCACCATTCAAACTGACCTCAAGGCGGTTGGTGAGGCCCTATTGAATTATGACCTCCACCTCGTGCGTGATGATAAGAAGAATTATTTGGTTAGGGGGTGGGAAGCTGAACGCCGGCAAATGCTGAGTTCACTTTTAAGTCAAAATATTGACGAATATACCTTCTTCCATCCTAACCGCCAAGGCGGACAAAACAGTCAAGCCTTCATGGCTTTACTAGAGGGAGAAGACTTGGAATTAGTTCAGCAAATCTTTAATCGTTTAAATCCAACGACCTTTGCTAAGGTGACGGATAACCAGTTGAAGCTGATCATGCTCCAAGTTACGGTTACTATTATTCGCTTAAAGTCGGGCCAGCATTTAGAAGACGGGGGGCAAGAAAAAAGTAAGCACTTAGCCCTTTCCCAACCTGGGAAAACCGAACAACATTTAGCCCAGCAAATTATGGCTTGGTTATCGGATGCTTTAGCCTTACCGATTGGTATTAATGAACGGAATTTCTTGGCCCAGCAGTTAGAAGGGGTCAATTACAAGCCGCTTGAACACTTGCTGATTGAAAATTATGATGGAACCTTTCTCTATCAGGTTTCCGAGCTTATCCAAGCTGTCAGTGAAAAAACAGCCAACGATTTCCGCACTGATTCAGCCCTTTACTATAATTTAGTCACCCATATCCAGGCGACCTTTAATCGGCCGGAAGTGAGTGAATTTCAAGAATCTCCCCATACCTTATTGGACCGGATTACTGACCAATATTTTGACCTTTACCAGGCAGTGGGGACGAGCTTTTCCCAAGCCTTCCCGGGTCAGAAGATTGGCCGTGATGAATTGGCCTATATTGTTATTCACTTTGCAACTTCCTTGGAACGTCACCCTCAAGGCCGCCAGCAAATTTCCTTGCTCTTGGTTTGCGCGAGTGGGATGGGAACGACAAAAATTCTGGAAAACCGTTTGAAAAAGTACATTAAACAAAATCTATTGATTGATGTGGTGAAATTATCAGCCTTAAATCAAGTCGCGCTAACTTCCTATGATATCGTCTTATCCACCCTGTTCTTACCAGGACTCAGCCGTCACTATCACTTGGTTTCCCCCTTGCTCTTAGATGACGAATTAAAGGCCTTAGAAATTGAAATTGAGCAAATCGCTCAAAATAAGGACCGGGTAGGATCTAACAATCGAACTGGGGAAGTAGGAAGCTTAGCGAGAAATAATCAGGAGCTCAGTTTAGAAAATTATTATCATAAGATCAAAGAGGCTTATCAAGTCTACCAAAACTTTCAAGTGATTAAGGTCAATAATACTGGAAAGGCTAAGCTTGATCTCAAAAGCTTACTTGATCAGCAAATAGGGCAACTTAGGGGCCAGCAAGTTGGCGATAGCCAGCAGGTCAGCGAGGCGGTCATGCGTCGGTTTGAAGAATCGGCTATCGGTATCCCACATTCAGGTATCGGACTCTTCCATACCAGTCATGCGGAAGTCTTTCAGCCTTACTTTGTGATTTATGACTTGGCGGAAGGTTACCCGATTTTGGGGATGGATCATCAAATGATGACGCTCAGACGCTTGTTATTGCTTTTAGCCCCTAACCCCTTAACCCCCTGGCTACAGGAAGTGATGGGAGCGATATCGAGTTCCGTGATTGAAAATGATGCTAATCTCTCCCTTTATGACCGAGGCGATGAAGGGCTCTTGAAACAGTTACTGAATAACATATTACTGGCTACTATAAAAAATATGGACAGTCTATAA